A window of Theropithecus gelada isolate Dixy chromosome 14, Tgel_1.0, whole genome shotgun sequence contains these coding sequences:
- the FAM181B gene encoding protein FAM181B, translating to MAVQAALLSTHPFVPFGFGGSPDGLGGAFGALDKGCCFEDDETGAPAGALLSGAEGGDVREATRDLLSFIDSASSNIKLALDKPGKSKRKVNHRKYLQKQIKRCSGLMGAVPPGPPSPSAADTPAKRPLAAPSAPTVAAPAHGKAVPRREASQAAAAASLQSRSLAALFDSLRHVPGGAEPAGGAVAAPVAGLGGAGTGGAGGDAAGPAGATAVPGARKVPLRARNLPPSFFTEPSRAGGGGCGPSGPDVSLGDLEKGAEAVEFFELLGPDYGAGTEAAVLLAAEPLDVFPAGASVLRGPPELESGLFDPAPAVVGNLLYPEPWSVPGCPPTKKPPLTAPRGGLTLNEPLRPLYPAAADSPGGEDGPGHLASFSPFFPDCALPPPPPPPHQVSYDYSAGYSRNAYSSLWRPDAVWEGAPGEEGAHRD from the coding sequence ATGGCGGTGCAGGCGGCGCTCCTCAGCACGCACCCTTTCGTGCCCTTCGGCTTCGGGGGCTCCCCGGACGGGCTAGGGGGCGCCTTCGGAGCCCTGGACAAGGGCTGCTGTTTCGAGGACGATGAGACCGGGGCTCCGGCGGGCGCGCTGCTGTCGGGAGCCGAAGGAGGGGACGTGCGCGAGGCCACCCGCGATCTACTCAGCTTCATTGACTCGGCGTCCAGCAACATCAAGCTGGCGCTGGACAAGCCGGGCAAGTCGAAGCGGAAGGTGAACCACCGCAAGTACCTGCAGAAGCAGATCAAGCGCTGCAGCGGCCTCATGGGCGCCGTGCCCCCCGGCCCGCCCTCCCCGAGCGCCGCTGACACGCCCGCCAAACGGCCGCTGGCCGCCCCTAGCGCCCCGACAGTCGCGGCCCCGGCCCACGGCAAGGCTGTCCCCCGGCGGGAGGCGTCTCAGGCCGCGGCGGCCGCCAGCTTGCAAAGTCGAAGTCTGGCCGCGCTCTTCGACTCTCTACGCCATGTCCCCGGGGGTGCCGAGCCGGCGGGGGGTGCGGTGGCTGCACCGGTGGCCGGGCTAGGAGGTGCGGGCACTGGGGGCGCCGGAGGGGACGCGGCCGGCCCCGCGGGGGCCACGGCGGTCCCAGGGGCCAGGAAGGTCCCACTGCGGGCCCGCAATCTGCCTCCGTCCTTCTTCACGGAGCCGTCCCGGGCAGGCGGCGGCGGGTGTGGCCCGTCGGGGCCGGACGTGAGCTTGGGCGACCTGGAGAAGGGCGCGGAGGCCGTGGAGTTCTTTGAGCTGCTGGGGCCCGACTACGGCGCCGGCACCGAGGCGGCCGTCTTGCTGGCCGCTGAGCCTCTCGACGTGTTCCCCGCCGGAGCCTCCGTACTGCGGGGACCCCCGGAGCTGGAGTCCGGCCTCTTTGACCCGGCGCCCGCAGTGGTGGGAAACCTACTGTACCCCGAGCCCTGGAGCGTCCCGGGCTGCCCCCCGACCAAAAAGCCCCCCCTGACTGCCCCCCGCGGCGGCTTGACCTTGAACGAGCCCTTGCGCCCGCTGTACCCCGCCGCTGCGGACTCTCCCGGTGGGGAGGACGGGCCGGGCCATTTGGcctctttctcccctttctttccaGACTGCGCCctgcccccgccgccgccgccgccccatCAGGTGTCCTATGATTACAGCGCGGGCTACAGCCGCAACGCTTATTCCAGCCTTTGGAGACCCGACGCGGTTTGGGAAGGGGCGCCGGGGGAGGAGGGGGCGCACCGGGACTGA